From the Candidatus Kapaibacterium sp. genome, the window GAGGAACAATAGAAACAAGGTGTAGTTGATATTTAAAGAAAATAATAACGAGCCTAAACATGGTAATAACAGAAAGTAGGGTTATCGTAAAGGTAGTGAGAACATGTGAGCGGGAAGTCAAAGTCGATTAAAGTTGTTAGAGGTAAATACTTGGAAAGAGTTAGATCGAGAAGTTGATGAGTAGAATGTTTTAAGTGAATAATAGACGAAGTGTTGAAAATTTCGTATAAATGACGAGTTGTATGGAAAGGTAAAACCAACTTAAAAAGTAAAAAGAACATAGTTGATCAATCACAAAAAATTATTTTTAATTACCATAAAAATAAATAGTCGTAATTAGTGGATTTTAAATAATTAAAATTAAAAAATAATAACAACGCGTAAACAGTCATTTTAAAAACTGGTAAGGGAGAATGATCATTTTTCAATAATGACAAAAAGAATGAACATAATGTCCCAGCATTTTCAAACAGCCTTAATCGTAAAAGTTTATAAGTTGAAAATGGTCAGAAACAGAGCTGATTTGTAATCAGATACATCAAAGAAAATGCGAATGTAAAAGGGATGCCATAAAAACAATATGTGGGCAATGCCAAGGCAAGCAGAGGCATAAAATATTAATATCGAGCCATAATAAATGCGTGGTAACACAGCACAAAAATAATCAAGTTAAGAAACAAATAGCTTTGGCATACAGCTGGGAAGCGTAAGGGTGTAATGCAGTATCACCAAAATAACACATACGTATAAAGGTTAAGCTTCTTAAGGTAAATACAATCTTAAACGATGCCAGGCTGCATATAGTAAAGGTGTAAGTCGTAGGTTAAAAAGCACAAAATAGCAGTTAAAATACTTTCAAAAAGTAGGTTGCTATTAATAATACAGGGGATTATCAAATTTAAATCATATAAAGCGGTTGATGATTGAACAGACCGCCATTTTCCCGATACGCAATCCCATCAATAGATTTGAAAGATAAATCGGAGATGTCCGAGAAATTTTCCACTATCTCGAGAAAGCTTTGTTCGCCTTCGCCGATTACAGCCAAATCGAAATCGCCCTGCAATGACTCAGGCATTACAGATATATGGCAACCGCCGAATACAAGCAAGCTTTGGGGAAATTTTTGTTTTAGCAATTTGCTGATTTGGACGCTTTTTTTGAAATAATGAGTAAATGATGTTAATCCAATTATATCAGGGGCAAAACTTTCCAAATATGACAGTTCATCTTCATCATAATTGAAAATTTTGATAACAACATCTTTCTTGGAGTACTTTTTGACATAAGAGCTTAATGAGCATAATCCGGTGGGATAATAATTAACAGTCCTCTTTGACTCAGGATTTATCAGGGCTATTTTTGTTGTTGCCATTTTTTTGTTACATTTAATTCAAAATCATATATGCAAAATAATATAATTTTCATAATTTAAGCAAGATGAAGAGGAATTTTGTAGGACTGCAACAGCGTTCTGTGCAAAACATAGCCCATGAATTTATTCGTGGGAAAAGAATTTTTATGACGAGACACCCACCCCGTCTGCTGGCGCATCCACCCCTCAGGAGGGGAATTAAAGATATTTCCGTCTTTGTATGTCCCGTCAGTTGTTATAATTGACGGATAGGGATGAACCTGAATTATAGTCGTCAGTTGTAATTATTGATGATACACTAACTTTAGAACAACTGACGGCACGGGAAGATGCCAACTCAAAGCATGGCTATTTGGTATAGTAGAGGCTTATAATGTGGTTTAGGGATTTTTTTATTCGCTGCTTGTGCGGTTTCAAGCCATAATTCTTTAGCTTCCAACACCTCATGAAGTGCTGCTTCAGGTGTATCTCCAAATGCAGAGCAATAAGCTAAGTCCGGTATGTC encodes:
- a CDS encoding cobalamin-dependent protein (Presence of a B(12) (cobalamin)-binding domain implies dependence on cobalamin itself, in one of its several forms, or in some unusual lineages, dependence on a cobalamin-like analog.), encoding MATTKIALINPESKRTVNYYPTGLCSLSSYVKKYSKKDVVIKIFNYDEDELSYLESFAPDIIGLTSFTHYFKKSVQISKLLKQKFPQSLLVFGGCHISVMPESLQGDFDLAVIGEGEQSFLEIVENFSDISDLSFKSIDGIAYRENGGLFNHQPLYMI
- a CDS encoding type II toxin-antitoxin system HicB family antitoxin, which produces MKDYHINIFYSEEDGGYIADIPDLAYCSAFGDTPEAALHEVLEAKELWLETAQAANKKIPKPHYKPLLYQIAML